ATAAACAAATTTGTTGTACCGCATAAGAGATGTCGGGACGAGTAAATGTAAGGTATTGTAACGCACCTGCAAGACTTCGATACAAGGTAGGATCACGAAACGGAGGACTCACAGTGGCACTAAGTTTCGGTTTAGTATCGACTGGAGTAGAGGCCGGCTTACACATCGACATTCCAGCCCGTTCAATAATTTCTGTGGCATATTTGTGTTGTGATAGAAACAGCCCCTGTTTACTTTGAGAAATAGCAACACCCAGAAAATAGCTAAGAGGACCAAGATCCTTCATAGCAAACTCGGCACCGAGACGACCCATAATGGACTGGCGAAGCTTTTCAGAAGAGGTAGTTAacaatatgtcatcaacataaaggagAAGGTAAACACAATTACCCTCTTTGTCACGGTAAATGAATAGGGAATGATCACATTTGCTGTGAATAAAACCAAGAGTCTCAATAAAGAGAGCAAAACGAGTGTACCACGCTCGCGGGGCTTGTTTTAGACCGTAAAGGGACTTACGAAGCAAGCAAACATGAGAAGGGAAAGCCGAGTCACGATAACCTGTAGGTTGATACATGTATACGGTCTCATCGAGATGCCCATGTAGAAACGCATTTTTGACGTCCAATTGTCGGATAGACCAACCATGAGACAAAGCCAACGATAAGACCGTGCGAATGGTAGCCGGTTTTACCACTGGGCTGAATGTCTCGCCACAATCAATGCCAACCTGTTGGGTTTTACCATCTCCTACAAGACGAGCTTTATACCTTTCAAAAGTTCAATCAGATTTAAATTTATGACGAAAAATCCACATAGACCGAATGACATTCACATGAGACGGACGAGGGACTAACTCCCATGTCTTATTACTAACAAGAGCATTAAACTCATCATCCATAGCCAGTTTCCAATTAGGGTCCTTAAGAGCAGACACAGGATTACGAGGTAGTGGTGAAATAGCGGCTGTATGTAGGTCGAATATTGGCTTCGGTTTATAAATGCCGTGATCACCTCGTGTAACTGCTTTGGAAACTATAGGAGCTGGTCGCGGTTGAGATGGAATAATGGGTGAATGTGGGTCAGGTGTGGCAGGTTGAGGGCTCGGTGAGGGAGGTGGGGTTGTACCCGGGGAAGGTGAGGCAGGAGGAGGGGTTTGTGGTTCGTTGTGGGTAGGCTGAGGGGACGTGGTGGGTTCGGTCAGAAGGTGTCGAAGGACACTAGGATGCGGGGCATCGTCATCAAGGAAATTATAGTCGGGCAAGCTATGAGAAATAAATTCAGCAAAGGGAAAACgagattcatcaaatatgacatgtcGACATATAATTATTTTCTTGAATTTGATATCATAACATTTGTATCCTCTATGATTGTCCGGGTAGCCCAAAAAGACACAAGGAGTAGACCGTGGACGTAACTTGTGAATTGTAGTGGACGGAATAAGAGGATAACAAAGACACCCAAAAATACGGAGATGCGTATAGGACGGATGTTTTAAATAAAGAGCCGAGACAGGTGTTTGAAAAGCTAAGTGTTTATTTGGGAGAATGTTTAACAAATAAGTGGCTGTGTGTAAACTATGATGCCAGAAATTAGACGGGACGGATGCTCTAAGAAGTAATGTCCGTACTATGTTATTTATGGTACGGATTTTGCGTTCGGCTTTCCCGTTTTGAGGCGAAGAGTATGGACAAGAGAGACGGAAAACCGTCCCATGCTTAGCACACCAGTCCCAAAAAGGAGCGTTATCAAATTCCTTACCATTATCACATTGTATAGACTTAATGTTTGTCGCGAATTGAGTTTTGACTAATTTTCTAAATTTGACAAAAATGTCATAGACATGTGATTTGTGAGATATAGGAAATGTCCAAACAAAATTCGTAAAATCGTCTAAGAGCACTAAATAATATCGATGACCGGCAGAACTAAGAACGGGAGATGTCCAAAGATCGCAATGTATTATATCAAAAGGCAAAATAGTTCTAGTAATAGAAGCTAAAAAAGGTTGTTTAACAATTTTCCCAATAGAACAAGAAGAGCAAACTGAAGGCAATTTATTTGAATTACAAGAAATAAAGTTCTTAAGACGTAAGGAATTAAAAACTGGAAGCCCGGGATGTCCTAGACGATCATGCCAGACTGACGGAGCAAGCACAGGGAATGTGGCCGGACCTGAGGACGTTGACTCGGGAATGGGATATAGCTCGCCCTGACTATTACACCTCATGAGACGCGTCCCCGTCTTGTAATCCTTCACACAAAAACCGAATGGGTCAAATTCTACGGATACCGAATTATCAGTTGTAAATTTTCGTACGGATACTAAATTTTTAACAATAGTTGGTACGTGAATGACATTTTTAAGGTGAAGGGGAGGATTTGTTTTAGCTAGGGTAGTATGTCCGAGACCGCGAATTGGAATTGACTGACCATTACCAACGATGACGCCATGTTTAAAACTCGAATTAGAATAAGAAGAGAGTTTACCTGCATCCGACGTCATGTGAGATGTCGCCCCGGTATCCATGAACCAACGCGGGTCCGGAGGAGTCAAACCAAGAGTATACATCGCCTGTTCAATATCCGTTTGAGACGGAGGTGCTTCAGCCGAGTACACCTGCTGCCTTGGTGCATTAGGCCGTGGGCCACCTTGCCTAGGCCATCCTCCATACCCCGGAGCAGTGGGATATGGACAAGGAGGGTATGGCCAGGCAGAGGGTCCCCATGGCCATCCGCCGTACCCACTCCAGGGAGCACCACCGGCAGAAACCGAACCCGTGTGACCATCTGAATTGCCCGTGCTTGAATCACCTTGCTTTCCACCCTTGCCTTTGTTATTACCCTTCTTCTTGTTATTCCCACCTTTGTTCCCATTATTTTTAGGAGAGGAAACAGATGGTTTTCCAAGTATCGACGATGATGACGAACTAGAGCCGTCATCGGTTTTGTTGACGTATAGGGCAGAGGAGGCAGCAACTTTGGCAAGCGATGCCTCTTCCAAAGTAAGCATCGATCTAGCGTGGTAAAACTGAGGTAGTGGTTCCTTTTGGCGGATAATTGTTCCGACATTCTGATACGCGGAAGAGAGCCCCGATACAAGTTGAAGAACCAAGCGATTGTTGGTCACCGGAGAGCCGACATTTTTTAACTGATCGGCAAGGCTCTTGAGCCGTTGACAGTAAGCGGAGACATTGGCGAAATCTCCCATAGAAGTGGAGGAGAATTCTTGTTCGAGGGTAACAACGCGACTATGCTGATTATCCTGGAATATGTCTTCAATCCGTTTCCAACATGCCATTGCAGTGGAATCAGATTCGACTATAGTTTCAAGCAAGTCCgtagaaaccgtcgcataaatcCATTGAAGGACCATCGCATCAACCGTCTCCCATAACTCCTGTTCATCTGCCGTCTCAGGAGGTGCGGGTCTACCTGATTTCGGTTCGATGATATGATGAAGCACACGAGTAGATTTCGCGTGATTCGTGAAGAGGGCGACCCAGAGAGGATATTGATCGTTATCCATCCCGAGGGTGACAGTGACGTGATTGCGAATTTGCGTGACGGCTAGGGCTGGATGATATTGGTTCTTTTTCGTCATGGTTGCAAAAATGAGTGACGAGAGGTCTGAGGTGACGTGAGGTCGAGAGAAGAAGCGGCCGAGAGGAAGAAGAAACTAGGGTTGCGGAAGCGATTTTCGAAGATCGATTTAACCTTGGAAGCTGATACCATAAAGGAATGTAATGCTTGATTTCATTCATTGGAAAAACATCAGTATAAATACAATTAGGTTGAGATATTCTAGCCTAATAATAAGGTAACTAAATCAATTTACATAATTACAATAATAACCGAATATATTCACAATATATTCTAACAGTTATGATAAATTTAAGCAAGGATACGGAGTATTAACAAATGCATTATCTTAATCTTGATTACACTTTTGGAAGGCAGAgcacattattttttttttttttttttttggcagctgaaAAGAAAGGTTCCTAAAATAAACTCATAGCCTTTTTCGCTAAGGCATGAGCTTTGAAGTTACAGTCTCTGCGAACATAACTAAAACACAAACAATGAAAAACAGATGAAATAAGAGAAATGTCTTGGAGAATGCCCTTAATGAGATGATGCTTCGTCTGATTTCCCATCCATTGCGTCAGCAGCGGGAGGCAGTCAGAAGAAAGTTCAATGTGAAGAAAGCCTTCCTGACGTGCCCAAGCGATGGCCTCCTTCACTCCTAGGGCTTCAGCTTGAAGGGGAGATTCAGCCCGACCACATAAATAACCTTCATATATAGATTTCCCTTCAGCCCCAAAAGCAATCCATCCAAACCCCGCAAGACACGGTTTTTCCAACTTGCATCAACATAAATACGTATCATAGCGCAAGGAGAGAAACTTCCAATACAATAAAAAGGCCTGCCCCCACGGAGCATCTGGAAGTCAATATCATTATCAGAAGAAGATCCTGGGGCACCGTTCTCAAAACCAGGCGGATGTAAAGGAGCATTGTTACTCTTATCATATGCTTGAAGAACGTCTGTAATCAGTTGTCGAGCCTTGATGAAGAAGACGTTCGGGTTAAAGGCTTCACCCCTGAAGCGGATGTTATTTCTTAAATACCAGAGCACATTATAGAAGTAGTCAATTCCAGGTTTTTTTTAGACAACAGAGTCAATTCCAGGTTACACGCATTGGCTATCAATTTTGCattgcaacaaaaaaaaaaaaaaaaaaaaaaaaaaaagatccgaCCTACCGGATTCGAACCAGTGACCTAAGGATAACTGCACCTACTACAGTCCTCCGCTCTACCAACTGAGCTAAGGTCGGTTGCTGATTCTCTAGTGTTAATTGTATGTATTTAATTATAATGCTTCAGAGAGACAAATTTCCCTAGAAACAAAAGGAACACTCTTCTACAGTTCTACAACAAAACCTCCTAATTTTTGTTCACTATCAACTGTATGTTTAAGGGTACAGATTAACACTCTTCTCTAATTGCATTCATCCGTCTCTTACTCGCTACATAAACAATCGTTTTAATTTTTAAATCACATAAAATTGCAAAACCATCTACAACCGACCTAGTTGAATAATACTTCTCTCTAATattatgtgtaattttttttattacggTATAACCGTATTAGAATTAAATTTCAATTTAACCGAAATTCTAATCATTTGTCCATAAAATATGTCACACACATGAATCATGACAATTGACAATCCTATAATTTCGCCGTCCCAGTCTCATATGAAACCTGCGTTATACAAAAAACTAGCAAATGAGATAAATGCGGGTCACCAAAGTGAATTTTGAAGGCTCGTAGGCACATAGTTCAGAGATAAATTAACTCAAAATCACTATATTCTATAAACATTTTTCCTATAATTTTGCTCATAGGCATCCTCCATCGCGAGATTATGGCTCTTTGGCTTATTTTCCGTGTAATTCTGCAAACCCGTAATATATAACAATGATGTATAACTTAAATGAGACCGTAAAAagaataatattttttttttatctatACTTGTACGTCGATCACTAGCTTGACCCCCTGCGCCTGACGTGCGTAATTACAAGGGCCCTTTGTGTACCTTACGGCTTCATGGACCATAGGAGTTGTGACTGACTTGCTTCGACTATAAATATTTTCTTGTGAGCTCGTGTGATGAATTTGCTGTAATCTTTATATACCAATAACATATGTAATCACAGGAAGAATTTGCTGATCAGTGTGTGAGAGGTCTTGAGTTTAGAGATTACTTTGCATGTTTCTTGAAAAATGGCTTCTGGCAAACAAGGAGTTTCTCTTTGTTGTTGCTTTCTAGGTCGATAACACGAGCCTCCCATCTCAGCTGTGCAATGATGGGTCTTGCTGACTCGATCACTGAAACTGTGTCTCGGAATATTACCCATCCCTGATCAGATAAGGTTTAATTGTTAGCAGTTTCTTTACTGTTTTAGGTTACAGAGTAATTACGGAGGAGTTCTATAGGTACCTCCTATGTTACCCCGACTCTCCGACACGGGTGTCGTGTCTGACACGTGTCGAATGTCGGATACAGCTATTTTAagcggatttttcaattttttggtctaAAACGAAGTGTCTAAATGCCGTGTCGGTCTCGGACACACGACACGGCAgctaagtgaagtgtcggagtaacatataCCTCTGGGCGAAGTATTCGGTCTATCTCAACAAGTATATCGGACGTGATACATCTGCGCTGAAGCTGGTTTTCTAAGGTAAGGAGGCCGTCAGCATGCACCATATCATAAGTTCGAGGATATGTAGGAAATGCTTCACACCTACACACGGAAATACAACAGCATTTCAGCAATCGACAAAATAAAAGCATAAGAAATCTCCGAATTCCCCAATTCCCTAAAAGATGAAGTAATGCTACGAGAGTTCCTTGTACTTTACCAGTCATGCAATACACCGACAAAACCTCTGTCTAGAATTAGAGGTAGGTAGTTGGGTCCGCTTGTTGGTACAACATTCATGACCCACACAGACTTGCCAGTGTCCATTAAAGCAGCATTAAAACCACCAAAGCGAGCATTCATATCTAGCACATTCCTGAGCATGTTGAAAGGTGGGGAGGGATCCTCATCCCCAGGTCTCTTTGGATGGTCTGAGAAAATTATAGGTGACAGAAGAGACCAATAATCACGGACTGCAGAATTCCAAATGGCATTGTCGTCGACCAAATCTTCAGAACGTAGCCCTGGATAAtcaaagaatgaattaattacagTCCAGGAAAATCTGCAACAGTATGGCAAGATTGCTCAACTTTCCATTTCGGCTTCTTTTAAAATAGTTTACCACTTTCAATACTTAATTGATGGATATGGAAAATTGATAATGGTTCACCGTAGCCCGTAAGTCACGTGTGAGGACACATTTTCATTAATAATAGAGCGACAATTAAGTGTTTATGGAGCCAATGGCTCACTATTTTTCGGTTctttgtttcatggaataagcAAAATGGTTCAATGCGCTAATTGCGCTTCTTTTCTTTTTATACTGACTTAACAACCATTTTATGCAAACAGACTGACTGTGGTGTTAACTAGGTAAGGGCGTAAGGCTGCGTCCCCCCTAGCCCGACATTTCGGGACCCCTTGGGCAACGGAAGGTTTTTTTGCTGTTGCTAGAGGTGTATTTAGGGCATTTCTCCTTAATCCGTTAAAATGGGCCCAAATAAAAATTGACGCATCTTTTTGGGATGGAGGAAGTATAATCAACCAATCTAAGTAAACACGGAGATAATAAAACGTACCATGAGGTTGAAGCTCTTTTTCATTCAACTTTGCTCTAGAAGGCCAAGTTGACCTTTGATCAACCGAGACCCATCGAGGGCTGCGAGTACCTGATATGCATGTTTGGAGGGGTCGATAATATGGAGATTCAATATCCAGACCTTTGCTGCATACAGCAGGCACAGTACCAGGTTTCCTGAAACGTAAGGTCGGCAACTATGAGTCTATGACATAACCACAAACTGCAAGGAAATGCTCTTCAGAAGAAAGCGGCCAAGGAAATAACTGACCTAGAAAAATAGCAACCTCTTTTGGCAGTCTTCTTCCAAACAACCGTTTCTTCCTGCTGTGACAATAACTCCCAACAAAGGCTCTTAGTGAAACTATCGACGAGGTTCCATCTCTTCTGGTTTACTTTGTTACGAGCATTGGTAATAGGAGAAGTCCAGACAAAATATCCACCTGGTCTCAAGACTCTATCAACTTCAATCAAGTACAAGCCATCTGTAAGATACGAACATTTCAATATGAATCTAGTTTGACTTTCCGAATCATATTAATTAACTGCAAGTAAAAGCCTTAGAGCTAGCAGAGCAAATAAATTGGCTCGCATGATCAAAATAGCAACTGCTGCTTCACAACCCGATTTTCAGTTACTAAaaaagcagcagcagcagcaaatgGGGTGAAGAACCACCGGTAACTATAAATGCTCGTACCTTTGATATCCCAGTCAATGGCACATCTTGCACAATGGACCATGTCATAAGATAGAGATGGAAAAGGCAACTGCTTTGTCGTAAAGGAACTAATCATGGCTGGAAGACCTCTTTCAAGTGTGAGCTGTACTTGACTACCCGAAAGCTCGTAAGGTGCAATGCACATTGTAAGTAGCTGGTTTGAAAAGAGGTGTGCACCAAATGTACCAAAACCGCAATCTATGTCTAGGATATTTCTTACCTGCACCAAAAAAATATGCTTTGTGATCATGGATTTCTTAGGGATCGCATAGTAACTACATTATTTAGAGATGAAAGAACAGAAAATAAATGCTGAAGATTAAGTATTTTACATTGACCAAAAGGACAGACAACACCGGGGAATAGCAGCCTTACCCTTATGTCAATAAACAAAGAGAGACTGTTTCCAAACGACCCATAATGTTAAATGTGTCGAGAACTACATCAATTGGCTTCTGCATCATAGTAAAAGAAGCATAACTACTTTAACGACCAGTTCACCCAACTAAATAGACAAAAGAAAATAGAGTAGCGGGGAAAATTACATAACATGACGAAAAAAGGATCACATACCCCAGCTTGAACAAAATTTGCCGAACTTCTTAACCCAATCATTTCAGCAACTTGATGAGAGTAATCCTCGATACTATCTGATGTCAGAGAATCAGAACGAAATGAGATCTGCTCATCATCCAACATCATCATCCTGGATTGAGAGTCAGAGTGATTAGATAACAAATACATAGCAAAACCAAATGCAACTCACACAGTTCAGAAAATCACCTTTTAGTCAAGCTTCCGGAAGAAAGTACTTCTTGAGCACTAATTTTGACATTTGCAACCCAAATGACATCTCTTCCGGTAGGCCATCTAAGAGGATTCCTATAATTCAATGGAGGTGAAATCAAGCATTCCCGTCTTAAGTCATGCTCACAAAGACGATCATACTCATTTCCACtagagtaacccaaagccttgTTTGAAACATTATAGCATGGCACAAAATTCTCGTACTCCTCAAAACAGAAGTCCAGTTCAGTAACTTTGGACGTCCCCAAAGAGAGATCACTTATAGCTAGAAGATCGGACACAAGTTGCTCTTGCATTCTCCTATAACTGTGAATGATATGCCCTCTAGACGATGATGATATTGAGATTGTCCACCAAAAGGATATAGTTAATGCAAGAATTACTATGAGAGCTAAACTGATCCTAATGACAACCATTGCAAACTTGTGCCGATTTCTTGGTTTGGCACCAATTTCATTCACACCCAATTTTGGAGACGGGTTATCAGAAGAAAGTAATCGAAATTGTGTTTTTAACGATAAAAAGCTATTATCGGACAAAGAACGAGACCCATGAATATCTTCCTTTTCTGTTTTGTCTTTCTTTTGTGAGTCATCAGAGTCCCTGGAGCCATTGCTGTCAACAGAAAACCGCCTTTGTTCGCCAGATATGCCTCTTTGCAGAGGCCTTGACATTTTATAAGGTAAAAAATCCTACACTAGGAGCTTTAAAGATTCAACATAAATAATCAATAccttaataaaaattataaattcattttttttttttggtgatgagggggttgaatcccccgggcccatgcattcccgcaccaccacatggaccatgtaagccacccccttcgggggctgcagtggccaagtgatcatcgcccaagctggtagtcgaacccgggacctttcaactcctgcatttctgcaagcttcgaggtttaacccggctaccactgaaCTAACCCCACTTGGTTTAATTATAAAGTTACTCAATGCAATTCTCgatgtaattttcattatgggTCATTCAGACACAGACTATCAAATTATCAATTTGTTAGTATTGGGACAAGGTTGCGGACATCTGACCCCTCTGAACTCGCCACATTTGCAGGAGCAATTGAGGTACCGCGATAATAACACAAGGGTACCCAGATCCCAACCAAACATTCTTAGAGACAAGATACTAAAATGTTTCATGACCAGGTAACACAAAAGGTTGAAATTTGCAGAAAAAGTGAAAATGAAACAGTAATTGTGATCAACTATGTAAACAACTAAAAGGgtaaatgacaaaaaaaaaaaaaaaaaaaaaaaaaatacaatcaaagtgacactacaaaaaaaaataaaaaaaaaattctaatcAACTAAAATGAGACCCAGAAAAAATAACAGGAAAAAACATTAAATTTAATTAATCCATTACATAATTCAACAATACTTTTTCCGtcctagtcatttgtttaccttaatCATACATTGTGAGGTGTATGTTAGTAAAAAGGTAAGCAAATGATTGTGACGGG
This sequence is a window from Silene latifolia isolate original U9 population chromosome 8, ASM4854445v1, whole genome shotgun sequence. Protein-coding genes within it:
- the LOC141596438 gene encoding putative pectin methyltransferase QUA2, giving the protein MSRPLQRGISGEQRRFSVDSNGSRDSDDSQKKDKTEKEDIHGSRSLSDNSFLSLKTQFRLLSSDNPSPKLGVNEIGAKPRNRHKFAMVVIRISLALIVILALTISFWWTISISSSSRGHIIHSYRRMQEQLVSDLLAISDLSLGTSKVTELDFCFEEYENFVPCYNVSNKALGYSSGNEYDRLCEHDLRRECLISPPLNYRNPLRWPTGRDVIWVANVKISAQEVLSSGSLTKRMMMLDDEQISFRSDSLTSDSIEDYSHQVAEMIGLRSSANFVQAGVRNILDIDCGFGTFGAHLFSNQLLTMCIAPYELSGSQVQLTLERGLPAMISSFTTKQLPFPSLSYDMVHCARCAIDWDIKDGLYLIEVDRVLRPGGYFVWTSPITNARNKVNQKRWNLVDSFTKSLCWELLSQQEETVVWKKTAKRGCYFSRKPGTVPAVCSKGLDIESPYYRPLQTCISGTRSPRWVSVDQRSTWPSRAKLNEKELQPHGLRSEDLVDDNAIWNSAVRDYWSLLSPIIFSDHPKRPGDEDPSPPFNMLRNVLDMNARFGGFNAALMDTGKSVWVMNVVPTSGPNYLPLILDRGFVGVLHDWCEAFPTYPRTYDMVHADGLLTLENQLQRRCITSDILVEIDRILRPEGWVIFRDTVSVIESARPIIAQLRWEARVIDLESNNKEKLLVCQKPFFKKHAK